A section of the Paenibacillus aurantius genome encodes:
- a CDS encoding ABC transporter permease, with translation MKNSTISLLAGILGLIAGAILMAVTGHNPVEGYRFLIEGGLKNPERIGNTLATATPLIFTGLSVAFAFRTGLFNIGAAGQLLFGGFCATALGLTLDLPQPVLLPIMIVAGFLGGALWALVPGILKARFNVHEVVSTIMMNWVSYWIVYYAIPAYFKAESVETESKQLAESALLRVPFLTELFDGSYLNLGLFLALAAVLVTAFLINRTTLGYELKAVGFNRHAAEYAGIAVKRSIILSMFLSGGLAGLGGVALYAGNASSIQIGVLPTQGFDGIAVALLGANSPIGVLISAVFFGLLYSGRGFMNAMTEIPPEIADSIIAIIIYFAATGVLIERVVRRLTKRRAASKGKGVEGKHVDHH, from the coding sequence ATGAAGAACAGCACCATATCTCTTCTCGCCGGGATTCTCGGCTTGATCGCCGGGGCCATCCTCATGGCGGTGACCGGCCATAACCCGGTAGAGGGCTACCGCTTCCTGATCGAAGGCGGCTTGAAGAACCCGGAAAGGATCGGCAATACGCTCGCAACGGCGACTCCGCTGATCTTCACAGGGCTTTCCGTGGCCTTCGCTTTCCGGACGGGCTTGTTTAATATCGGAGCAGCAGGCCAGCTCTTGTTCGGAGGCTTCTGTGCCACGGCGCTCGGGCTGACGCTGGACCTTCCGCAGCCGGTCCTGCTGCCGATTATGATCGTGGCCGGGTTCCTCGGAGGCGCCCTATGGGCCCTCGTGCCGGGCATCCTGAAGGCCCGCTTCAACGTGCATGAGGTCGTGTCCACGATCATGATGAACTGGGTCAGCTACTGGATCGTCTATTATGCCATCCCGGCGTATTTCAAGGCGGAATCGGTGGAAACGGAATCGAAGCAGCTTGCCGAATCGGCCCTCCTGCGGGTTCCGTTCCTGACCGAGCTGTTCGACGGCTCCTACTTGAACCTCGGGCTGTTCCTCGCCCTTGCAGCCGTACTCGTCACGGCCTTCCTCATTAACCGCACCACGCTCGGGTACGAGCTGAAGGCGGTCGGCTTCAACCGTCACGCGGCGGAATATGCGGGGATTGCGGTCAAGCGCAGCATTATCCTCTCCATGTTCCTGTCGGGCGGTTTGGCCGGACTTGGCGGCGTCGCCCTCTATGCGGGCAATGCGTCGAGTATTCAGATCGGCGTACTGCCGACCCAGGGCTTTGACGGCATCGCCGTCGCCCTTCTCGGGGCGAACTCGCCTATCGGCGTGCTGATCTCCGCTGTCTTCTTCGGGCTGTTGTACTCGGGCCGCGGCTTCATGAACGCCATGACGGAGATTCCGCCGGAAATCGCGGATTCCATCATCGCGATTATCATTTATTTTGCCGCAACGGGCGTTCTCATTGAACGCGTGGTGCGCCGATTAACGAAGCGCAGAGCCGCATCCAAAGGAAAGGGGGTGGAGGGAAAACATGTGGACCACCATTGA
- a CDS encoding ABC transporter ATP-binding protein — translation MDYVIEMLHIRKEFPGVVANDDITLQLKRGEIHALLGENGAGKSTLMSILFGMYLPDRGTIKVNGKETAISNPNVANRLGIGMVHQHFKLVEPFTVTENIILGGETRRGMMLDIETAAKRIEELSKRYGLNVDPYAKIEDISVGMQQRVEIVKMLYREADVLIFDEPTAVLTPQEIEDLQKIMKNLVQEGKSIILITHKLKEIKAVADRCTVIRRGRTIGTVEVAETGEAAMAEMMVGRQVTFKVAKTPGSPRETVLSIQDLSMANNKKPEALKRFTLDVRAGEIVGIAGVEGNGQAELIEGITGLRPVSSGRIAFHGRDITALKVRDRIRQGIGHIPEDRQKRGLVLDYTIEENMILEVYSQPPYSKGGLLNRLAIRKHAEHIIKSFDVRSGEGPVSAVRSLSGGNQQKAIIGREIEQDPDLLIAVQPTRGLDVGSIEYIHKRLIEHRDKGKAVLLVSLELDEILNVSDRIAVLNNGELVGIVNAAETNEGELGLMLAGVKKGEGTA, via the coding sequence ATGGATTACGTTATCGAAATGCTCCACATCCGCAAGGAATTCCCGGGCGTCGTGGCAAACGACGACATTACGCTGCAGCTGAAGCGGGGAGAGATCCATGCGCTGCTCGGCGAGAACGGAGCCGGCAAGTCGACTCTCATGAGCATCCTCTTCGGCATGTACCTGCCCGACCGCGGAACGATCAAGGTGAACGGAAAAGAAACCGCTATCTCCAATCCGAATGTGGCGAACCGGCTCGGAATCGGGATGGTGCATCAGCATTTCAAGCTCGTCGAGCCCTTTACGGTGACGGAGAACATTATCCTCGGAGGCGAGACGCGCCGCGGGATGATGCTGGACATCGAGACCGCCGCCAAGCGGATCGAGGAGCTGTCGAAGCGGTACGGGCTTAATGTGGACCCCTATGCGAAGATCGAGGACATCTCGGTCGGCATGCAGCAGCGGGTGGAGATTGTCAAAATGCTGTACCGCGAAGCCGACGTGCTCATCTTCGACGAGCCAACGGCGGTTCTCACCCCTCAGGAGATCGAGGATCTGCAGAAGATCATGAAGAACCTCGTGCAGGAAGGCAAGTCCATCATCCTCATCACCCACAAACTAAAAGAAATCAAAGCCGTGGCCGACCGCTGTACGGTCATCCGGCGCGGCAGAACGATCGGCACCGTCGAGGTGGCTGAAACCGGAGAAGCGGCGATGGCCGAGATGATGGTCGGCCGGCAGGTGACTTTCAAGGTCGCCAAGACCCCGGGCTCCCCGCGTGAGACGGTTCTGTCCATCCAGGACTTGTCCATGGCGAACAACAAGAAGCCGGAAGCCTTGAAAAGGTTTACGCTGGACGTGCGGGCCGGGGAAATCGTCGGAATCGCCGGGGTCGAGGGCAACGGACAGGCCGAGCTCATCGAAGGAATCACGGGGCTTCGGCCGGTCAGCTCCGGCCGGATCGCCTTCCACGGGCGGGACATTACCGCCCTCAAGGTAAGGGACCGCATCCGCCAAGGCATCGGCCATATCCCGGAAGACCGGCAGAAGCGCGGCCTCGTGCTCGATTACACCATCGAGGAGAACATGATCCTCGAGGTGTACAGCCAGCCTCCCTACTCGAAGGGAGGCCTGCTGAACCGGCTGGCGATCCGCAAGCACGCGGAGCATATCATCAAGAGCTTCGACGTCCGCTCGGGGGAAGGGCCGGTCTCGGCCGTCCGTTCGCTCTCCGGAGGGAACCAGCAGAAGGCGATCATCGGCCGCGAAATCGAGCAGGACCCGGACCTGCTGATTGCCGTGCAGCCGACCCGTGGGCTCGACGTCGGTTCCATCGAATACATTCACAAGCGGCTCATCGAACACCGGGACAAGGGCAAGGCCGTCCTGCTCGTCTCGCTCGAGCTGGATGAGATTCTGAACGTCTCGGACCGGATCGCCGTTCTGAACAACGGGGAACTGGTCGGGATCGTCAACGCGGCGGAGACGAACGAAGGAGAGCTTGGCCTTATGCTGGCCGGCGTGAAGAAGGGAGAGGGCACCGCATGA
- a CDS encoding BMP family lipoprotein — MKKGVIALTSLVLSFSLLAGCGSSKGSEPAASGDTGTKTAAKLKVGMVTDSGTIDDKSFNQGTWEGIQKAAKELSIDSKYLKPAGTTEADYTKEIGNLYDAGYKFIVAPGFKFETSIFKSQDKYKDAKFVLIDGTPHNGDNKSVVKENTVSIFFAEHESGFLAGVAMALQLKEGQAGFIGGMNIPPVQKYNWGFQQGVKYANEKLGTKITIKAENVVYQGSFDNVAAGGQLAAQMFDRGVNAIFCAAGGVGVGAINEAKTRVKAGKKVWIVGVDVDQYKDGVYEGEKSVILTSAMKKIDQAAFDMIKAEKDGKFPGGKTITFDSKNDGVGIPDKNPNLTEDTVKKVTETLGKIKSGEIKVAAEQGSLIK, encoded by the coding sequence ATGAAAAAAGGGGTCATCGCATTAACCAGTCTGGTCCTCTCCTTCTCTCTCTTAGCCGGCTGCGGCAGCAGCAAGGGCTCGGAACCGGCGGCATCCGGAGACACAGGCACCAAGACGGCAGCCAAGCTCAAGGTAGGGATGGTCACCGACTCGGGAACGATCGACGACAAATCCTTCAACCAAGGGACTTGGGAAGGCATTCAGAAAGCCGCAAAGGAGCTCTCCATCGACAGCAAATACTTGAAGCCGGCGGGGACGACGGAAGCGGACTATACGAAGGAAATCGGCAACCTGTATGACGCCGGATACAAATTTATCGTGGCCCCTGGCTTTAAGTTCGAAACCTCCATCTTTAAATCGCAGGACAAATACAAGGACGCCAAGTTCGTTCTCATCGACGGAACCCCGCATAACGGCGACAATAAATCGGTCGTGAAGGAGAACACTGTGTCCATTTTCTTCGCCGAGCATGAATCCGGCTTCCTGGCCGGTGTGGCTATGGCGCTTCAGCTGAAGGAAGGCCAAGCCGGCTTCATCGGCGGAATGAACATTCCTCCCGTGCAGAAGTACAACTGGGGCTTCCAGCAGGGCGTGAAGTACGCCAACGAGAAACTCGGAACGAAGATCACGATCAAGGCCGAGAACGTCGTGTACCAAGGGTCCTTTGACAACGTGGCGGCAGGCGGCCAGTTAGCGGCCCAGATGTTCGACCGCGGCGTGAACGCCATCTTCTGTGCGGCAGGCGGCGTAGGCGTAGGAGCTATCAACGAAGCGAAGACGCGTGTGAAGGCCGGCAAGAAGGTTTGGATCGTCGGCGTGGACGTCGACCAATACAAGGACGGCGTATATGAGGGCGAGAAGTCGGTCATCCTGACCTCGGCCATGAAGAAGATCGACCAAGCGGCCTTTGATATGATCAAAGCCGAGAAGGATGGCAAGTTCCCGGGCGGCAAGACGATCACGTTCGACAGCAAGAATGACGGCGTGGGCATCCCCGACAAGAACCCGAACCTGACGGAAGACACCGTGAAGAAAGTAACGGAAACGCTGGGCAAAATCAAATCCGGAGAGATCAAAGTCGCCGCCGAGCAGGGCAGCCTGATCAAGTAA
- the hxlB gene encoding 6-phospho-3-hexuloisomerase — protein sequence MRTEQYLAAILDELNRVREAVAGEPAEELAEAILEARKVFVAGAGRSGLMGRAFAMRLMHLGVDAYVPGDTVTPALGAGDLLLAGSGSGETKSLTAMAQKAKSLSARVALVTVARESTLGRLADLTVTLPGAAKEETGLQRSTVQPMGSLFEQTLLLFYDALLLRLMEKTGVDGAAMMSRHANLE from the coding sequence ATGCGGACCGAACAGTACTTGGCTGCCATCCTCGACGAGCTGAACCGGGTGAGAGAAGCGGTAGCCGGGGAGCCCGCGGAGGAGTTGGCCGAGGCGATCCTGGAGGCCCGCAAAGTGTTCGTCGCCGGAGCGGGCCGCTCGGGCCTCATGGGCCGCGCCTTCGCCATGCGGCTTATGCACCTCGGCGTGGACGCCTATGTCCCCGGCGACACCGTGACGCCGGCTCTCGGCGCGGGCGATCTGCTCCTGGCGGGCTCCGGCTCCGGCGAGACGAAGAGCCTGACCGCCATGGCGCAGAAGGCGAAGAGCCTCTCCGCCCGCGTAGCGCTGGTGACGGTGGCCCGGGAGTCGACCCTGGGGCGGCTCGCGGACCTCACCGTCACGCTTCCGGGCGCGGCGAAGGAGGAGACGGGCCTCCAGCGGAGCACCGTCCAGCCGATGGGCTCGCTCTTCGAGCAGACGCTGCTCTTGTTCTACGATGCCCTGCTGCTCCGGCTGATGGAGAAGACAGGCGTCGATGGAGCCGCCATGATGAGCCGCCACGCCAATCTGGAGTGA
- the hxlA gene encoding 3-hexulose-6-phosphate synthase yields MELQLALDLVDIPGAKQVIKDVEPYIDIVEIGTPVVINEGLRAVKEIKEAFPNLRVLADLKIMDAAGYEVMKASEAGADIVTILGASEDASIRGAVEEARKQGRQILVDMIAVKNLEQRAREVDELGVDYICVHTGYDLQAAGQNSFEDLRTIKRVVKNAKTAVAGGIKLESLPEVIQAEPDLVIVGGGITGQADQKAAASEMQRLIRQA; encoded by the coding sequence GTGGAGCTTCAGTTGGCATTGGATCTTGTCGATATTCCCGGAGCCAAGCAGGTGATTAAGGACGTGGAGCCTTATATAGATATCGTGGAAATCGGGACGCCCGTGGTCATCAACGAAGGCCTGCGCGCCGTGAAGGAAATCAAGGAGGCTTTCCCGAATCTCCGCGTGCTGGCGGATTTGAAAATCATGGACGCCGCGGGCTATGAAGTGATGAAGGCTTCGGAAGCGGGCGCGGATATCGTGACGATACTGGGAGCGTCCGAGGATGCCAGCATCCGAGGAGCGGTGGAGGAAGCCCGCAAGCAGGGGCGCCAGATCCTCGTGGACATGATCGCCGTCAAAAACCTGGAGCAGCGCGCCCGGGAGGTCGATGAGCTTGGCGTGGACTACATCTGCGTTCATACCGGCTACGATCTTCAGGCCGCGGGGCAAAATTCCTTCGAGGACCTGCGCACGATCAAGCGCGTGGTCAAGAACGCCAAAACCGCCGTCGCTGGCGGCATTAAGCTAGAGTCGCTGCCGGAGGTCATCCAGGCCGAGCCGGATCTCGTCATCGTCGGCGGCGGCATCACGGGGCAGGCCGATCAGAAGGCGGCGGCTTCCGAGATGCAGCGTCTGATCCGGCAGGCCTAA
- a CDS encoding winged helix-turn-helix transcriptional regulator has protein sequence MGDLRFKRSVELTLKVIGGKWKPVILCHLTDGVHRFGELKREMPDITQKMLTQQLRELEQDGIIDRTVYQQVPPKVEYSLTEYGQTLKEVLVVMAEWGIRHEERTGVEED, from the coding sequence ATGGGGGATTTGCGCTTTAAACGCTCGGTGGAATTGACGCTGAAGGTGATCGGAGGCAAGTGGAAGCCCGTTATTCTGTGCCACCTGACGGACGGGGTGCACCGTTTCGGAGAATTGAAGCGGGAAATGCCGGACATTACCCAGAAAATGCTCACCCAGCAGCTGAGGGAGCTGGAGCAGGACGGCATTATCGATCGGACCGTCTACCAGCAGGTGCCGCCCAAGGTGGAATATTCCTTGACGGAATACGGCCAAACCTTGAAGGAGGTGCTCGTCGTGATGGCGGAGTGGGGGATCCGTCATGAGGAACGGACGGGCGTCGAGGAGGACTAG
- a CDS encoding LLM class flavin-dependent oxidoreductase → MTVASPGARGSLGVPVSVLDLAPVVAGSTPAQSLANTLDLARHADKWGYNRYWLAEHHNMTGIASSATSLVISHVAAGTERIRVGSGGIMLPNHAPLLIAEEFGTLESLYPGRIDLGLGRAPGSDQPAARAIRRGLGSNGEDFPELVSELRSYFNPEIGNAAPGVRAVPGEGLDIPVWLLGSSGFSAQLAGQLGLPFSFASHFAPDYLLPALQLYRGQFSPSDSLQEPYAMVGVNVVVADTVEEARRLSTSQLQQFLNLIRGTPGMLKPPVDTMEGVWSEYEKSIVQKQLSYSVVGDKALVKERLQAILEETQADELIVTAQIYEHSARLRSYELLAEAVLS, encoded by the coding sequence ATGACTGTAGCTTCACCGGGAGCACGCGGTTCGCTTGGCGTACCGGTCTCCGTCTTGGATCTTGCCCCTGTCGTGGCGGGCAGTACGCCCGCCCAGTCGCTCGCCAACACCCTCGACCTCGCCCGCCATGCGGACAAGTGGGGCTATAACCGCTACTGGCTCGCCGAGCATCACAACATGACCGGCATCGCCAGCTCGGCCACCTCGCTCGTGATCAGCCACGTAGCGGCCGGGACCGAGCGCATCCGGGTCGGCTCCGGCGGCATCATGCTGCCGAACCATGCTCCTCTCTTGATCGCCGAGGAGTTCGGCACGCTTGAGTCGCTTTATCCGGGCCGCATCGACCTCGGCCTCGGCCGCGCGCCGGGCTCCGACCAGCCCGCCGCCCGCGCCATCCGGCGGGGGCTCGGCAGCAACGGGGAGGACTTCCCCGAGCTCGTGAGCGAGCTCCGCTCGTACTTTAATCCCGAGATCGGCAACGCCGCACCGGGAGTGCGGGCCGTACCGGGAGAAGGGCTGGACATTCCCGTCTGGCTCCTCGGCTCCAGCGGCTTCAGCGCCCAGCTGGCCGGTCAGCTCGGGCTGCCGTTCTCCTTCGCGAGCCACTTCGCTCCGGATTATCTGCTGCCCGCCCTCCAGCTTTACCGCGGCCAGTTCAGCCCCTCGGACTCCCTCCAGGAGCCGTATGCCATGGTCGGCGTGAATGTTGTGGTGGCGGACACCGTGGAGGAGGCCCGGCGACTGTCCACTTCCCAGCTTCAGCAGTTTCTGAACCTGATCCGCGGGACCCCCGGCATGCTGAAGCCGCCAGTCGATACCATGGAGGGCGTATGGAGCGAGTACGAGAAGTCGATCGTCCAGAAGCAGCTCAGCTATTCGGTAGTCGGCGACAAAGCCCTTGTCAAGGAACGGCTTCAGGCCATTCTGGAGGAGACCCAAGCCGACGAGCTCATCGTAACCGCCCAAATTTACGAGCATTCCGCCCGGCTCCGTTCCTACGAGCTGCTGGCGGAAGCCGTGCTGAGCTAA
- a CDS encoding RDD family protein, whose protein sequence is MPAGFARRLAAFLYDYAGIALYLGVLALVSLYLYPDVQKLFSRSLVWSQLSGFLLVTLPIGLYYVISDSRLVGQSFGKKKLGLRVVSSGRPVSVPRSVLRTFLKFLPWELAHGWIYRLAASNGQDMTFSDIFLGACVYGLVLLYAGTALSPTKRTLYDILSRTSVVRMEGSARSSDSRNTF, encoded by the coding sequence ATGCCTGCCGGTTTTGCGCGGCGCCTCGCCGCTTTTTTGTATGATTATGCCGGGATCGCCCTTTATCTCGGTGTCCTCGCGCTGGTCAGCCTCTACCTTTATCCTGACGTTCAGAAGCTTTTTTCTCGTTCCCTCGTATGGTCCCAGCTGTCCGGCTTCCTTCTCGTCACCCTGCCCATCGGCCTGTACTACGTCATAAGCGATTCCCGGCTCGTCGGCCAATCCTTCGGCAAAAAAAAGCTCGGCCTCCGCGTCGTCAGCTCCGGAAGGCCTGTCTCGGTTCCCCGTTCCGTTCTCCGAACCTTCCTGAAATTTCTTCCTTGGGAGCTTGCTCACGGATGGATCTACCGGCTCGCCGCCTCGAACGGACAGGACATGACCTTCTCCGACATCTTCCTGGGCGCCTGTGTCTACGGCCTGGTGCTTCTCTATGCCGGCACAGCCCTGTCCCCCACCAAAAGAACCTTGTACGACATCCTCTCCCGGACTTCCGTTGTCCGAATGGAGGGTTCGGCCCGTTCGTCGGACAGCAGGAATACTTTTTGA
- a CDS encoding PadR family transcriptional regulator encodes MNTEMLKGTIDLLLLSVLNKKENYGYEISRTIKERTKGVFEIQEATLYLSLKRLEKQGAVTSYWGSESHGGRRKYYSVTDEGRKLLDQYTQEWKQTVDIVDPFL; translated from the coding sequence TTGAATACCGAAATGCTGAAAGGAACCATTGACCTGCTGCTTCTGTCCGTCCTGAACAAGAAGGAGAATTACGGATACGAAATTTCAAGGACGATCAAAGAACGTACGAAAGGGGTTTTTGAGATTCAGGAGGCGACGCTGTACCTCTCGCTGAAGCGGCTCGAGAAGCAGGGGGCCGTAACTTCGTACTGGGGTAGCGAAAGCCATGGGGGGCGGCGCAAGTATTATTCCGTGACGGATGAGGGAAGGAAGCTGCTTGACCAATACACACAGGAATGGAAGCAGACGGTAGATATCGTCGATCCGTTCTTATAG
- a CDS encoding DedA family protein, which produces MENWITSIMDEFGYAGIFLLIMLENLFPPIPSEVILTFGGFMTTSSTLTVTGVVIASTLGSVVGALLLYAVGRLLDVNRLERIVIRYGRILRLTPQDIRKADAWFSRYGAWTVLFCRLVPLVRSLISIPAGSTRMNLPAFLVLTTVGSLIWNLVLVRVGAAVGGNWEDIVAYMDVYSNIVYAGIVVLAGLAGFLFLKKRYLRSRT; this is translated from the coding sequence ATGGAAAACTGGATCACGTCCATCATGGACGAATTCGGCTATGCCGGTATTTTTCTTCTCATCATGCTGGAGAATCTCTTTCCGCCCATTCCCTCCGAGGTCATTCTCACCTTCGGAGGGTTCATGACGACTTCTTCTACGCTTACCGTGACCGGCGTGGTCATCGCCTCCACCTTGGGCTCGGTGGTCGGCGCTCTTCTTCTTTACGCCGTCGGCCGGCTGCTGGACGTAAACCGGCTTGAGCGGATCGTGATCCGCTACGGACGTATCCTTCGCCTTACCCCGCAGGATATCCGGAAGGCGGATGCCTGGTTCTCCCGGTACGGGGCGTGGACAGTGCTCTTCTGCCGGCTCGTTCCGCTCGTCCGCAGCCTGATCTCCATCCCCGCGGGCAGCACCCGGATGAACCTGCCCGCCTTCCTCGTCCTCACGACGGTCGGCTCCTTGATTTGGAACCTGGTCCTGGTCCGCGTCGGTGCCGCCGTAGGAGGCAATTGGGAGGACATCGTCGCTTACATGGACGTCTACTCGAACATCGTCTACGCGGGAATCGTTGTGCTTGCCGGCCTGGCCGGTTTCCTGTTCCTGAAGAAACGGTACCTCCGCTCCCGTACCTAG
- a CDS encoding metallophosphoesterase family protein, protein MPTIKKKLSATPTLFETSRRRLNTLVRQLKNPNEFTFIGMGDSWAGDGQTSNTVFRLVLQAIRGLKRKPLFILHSGDSVFTGTAQEFKTGGVYSGLKVSSILQLIQDPARGVPDIPFFIVPGNHDQTGINGPLDNFRKYIGPTHWALHYPKIRTSLIGVSNITNLGGPGQEVYGFPPGELNFLDLALTAAQPNAILSMHVPPRVGKWANPNYFQDPTSTFGNKNGQLNRFLKIVEDRLPLALVGHVHAFDTLSFQGTRYVLSGGAGAPLVKAGFLKGTITPIFHFVEFTVRNGKVVKRRIVPVGFTA, encoded by the coding sequence ATGCCCACCATCAAAAAGAAGCTCTCCGCCACCCCCACTCTTTTCGAAACCTCGCGCCGGCGTCTCAACACCCTCGTCCGCCAGCTCAAAAATCCGAACGAGTTCACCTTCATCGGAATGGGGGACAGCTGGGCCGGGGACGGCCAGACGAGCAACACGGTTTTCCGGCTCGTTCTCCAAGCCATCCGTGGTCTGAAGCGCAAGCCGCTGTTCATCCTGCACAGCGGTGATTCGGTGTTCACGGGAACCGCTCAGGAGTTCAAGACGGGCGGCGTGTATTCGGGCCTTAAGGTAAGCAGCATCCTCCAGCTGATCCAGGATCCCGCCCGGGGAGTGCCCGACATTCCGTTCTTCATTGTGCCCGGCAACCACGACCAGACCGGCATTAACGGCCCGCTGGACAATTTCCGCAAATACATTGGGCCGACCCATTGGGCCCTGCATTACCCGAAAATCCGCACCTCCCTGATCGGGGTCTCCAACATCACCAATCTCGGAGGACCGGGCCAGGAGGTATACGGCTTCCCGCCGGGAGAATTGAATTTCCTCGATCTCGCCCTTACCGCCGCGCAGCCTAATGCCATTCTCTCGATGCACGTTCCGCCAAGAGTCGGCAAGTGGGCCAACCCGAACTACTTCCAGGATCCGACCTCCACCTTCGGAAACAAAAACGGCCAGCTGAACCGCTTTCTAAAAATTGTCGAGGACCGCCTTCCGCTCGCCCTGGTCGGCCATGTCCATGCCTTCGATACGCTCTCCTTCCAAGGCACCCGATATGTGCTTTCGGGAGGCGCCGGAGCCCCTCTCGTCAAGGCCGGTTTCCTTAAGGGAACGATTACCCCGATCTTCCATTTCGTCGAGTTCACCGTCCGCAACGGGAAGGTCGTGAAGCGGCGGATCGTTCCGGTGGGCTTTACCGCCTGA
- the rlmN gene encoding 23S rRNA (adenine(2503)-C(2))-methyltransferase RlmN, whose translation MMKPSIYGLTLNQLGDWLEGQGERRSRAVQVWEQLYRKRVTAFSDMTDVNGDCRQLLEEHYSIGTLTEHTRQESADGTIKFLLKLTDGNLIETVLMKHKYGLSVCVTTQVGCNIGCSFCASGLLAKSRDLTAGEIVGQIMKVQLHLDGQGKGEKVSHIVVMGIGEPFDNYAHLMNFLTVVQDHKGLAIGPRHITVSTSGLAGKIREFADSSQQVNLAISLHAPNNELRTRIMKINRGIPIEQLMEALDYYLDRTRRRVTLEYILLKDVNDAKEHALELAELIGNRRPLVNVNLIPYNPVDEHSQYQRSTQEAVRAFYDVLKKQGVSCSVRLEHGTDIDAACGQLRSKQIRKPEEQHS comes from the coding sequence ATGATGAAACCATCTATATATGGATTAACCCTGAATCAGCTGGGGGATTGGCTGGAGGGCCAGGGAGAGCGGAGATCCCGCGCGGTGCAAGTGTGGGAGCAGCTGTACCGAAAGAGAGTGACGGCCTTCTCCGATATGACGGACGTTAACGGGGACTGCCGGCAGCTTCTCGAGGAGCATTATTCGATCGGAACCCTGACGGAGCATACGAGGCAGGAATCGGCGGACGGAACGATTAAGTTCCTTCTCAAGCTGACCGACGGAAACCTGATCGAAACGGTTCTCATGAAGCACAAATACGGCTTGTCCGTCTGTGTGACGACCCAGGTGGGGTGCAACATCGGCTGCAGCTTCTGCGCCAGCGGCCTGCTGGCCAAAAGCCGGGACCTGACGGCGGGAGAGATCGTCGGGCAGATCATGAAGGTGCAGCTTCACCTCGACGGGCAGGGGAAGGGAGAGAAGGTGAGCCATATTGTGGTCATGGGCATCGGAGAGCCCTTCGACAACTATGCCCACCTGATGAATTTCCTGACCGTCGTTCAGGATCATAAGGGACTCGCCATCGGACCGCGGCATATTACCGTTTCGACAAGCGGACTAGCGGGAAAAATCCGCGAATTCGCCGACAGCTCCCAGCAGGTGAACCTGGCGATCTCGCTTCATGCGCCGAACAACGAGCTGCGCACCCGCATCATGAAGATCAACCGCGGGATCCCGATCGAGCAGCTGATGGAGGCGCTGGATTATTACTTGGACCGGACCCGACGCCGGGTGACGCTCGAGTATATTCTCCTGAAGGACGTGAACGACGCGAAGGAGCATGCGCTGGAGCTCGCGGAGCTGATCGGGAACCGGCGGCCGCTCGTCAACGTCAACCTAATCCCGTACAATCCGGTGGACGAGCACAGCCAGTACCAGCGGAGCACCCAGGAGGCCGTCCGAGCGTTCTATGACGTACTCAAGAAGCAGGGAGTGAGCTGCAGCGTACGGCTCGAGCACGGAACCGACATCGACGCCGCCTGCGGCCAGCTGAGAAGCAAGCAAATCCGCAAGCCCGAGGAGCAGCATTCTTGA